One part of the Vibrio palustris genome encodes these proteins:
- the menB gene encoding 1,4-dihydroxy-2-naphthoyl-CoA synthase — MAKTVGISEEVLYAPVEWKDCSEGYEDIYFHKSVDGIAKITIARPQVHNAFRPKTVKEMIHALAAARYDERIGVIILTGIGEKAFCSGGDQSIRGDYGGYQDDDGTHHLNVLDFQRQIRTCPKPVIAQVSGWAVGGGHVLHMMCDLTIAADNAQFGQTGPKVGSFDGGWGASYMARIVGQKKAREIWFLCRFYDAQEALAMGLVNTVVPLDTIEQETVRWCREVLQHSPMALRCLKAALNADCDGQAGLQELAGNATMLFYMTEEGQEGRNAFNEKRHPDFDKFPRNP, encoded by the coding sequence ATGGCTAAAACGGTCGGTATTTCAGAAGAGGTACTTTACGCACCCGTAGAATGGAAAGATTGTAGTGAAGGGTATGAAGACATTTATTTTCATAAATCGGTTGATGGTATTGCTAAGATTACGATTGCGCGTCCGCAAGTTCATAACGCGTTTCGCCCTAAAACTGTAAAAGAAATGATTCATGCTCTCGCAGCGGCGCGTTACGACGAGCGTATAGGCGTGATTATTTTAACAGGAATTGGCGAGAAAGCCTTTTGTTCCGGTGGTGATCAGAGTATCCGGGGCGATTATGGCGGTTATCAAGATGACGACGGCACCCATCATTTGAATGTGTTGGATTTTCAACGCCAAATTCGGACTTGTCCAAAGCCTGTTATTGCTCAAGTTTCGGGCTGGGCTGTGGGTGGTGGCCATGTGCTGCATATGATGTGTGATTTAACCATTGCGGCAGATAATGCGCAATTTGGCCAAACGGGGCCTAAAGTTGGGTCGTTTGACGGTGGTTGGGGCGCATCTTACATGGCACGTATTGTCGGCCAAAAGAAAGCTCGTGAGATTTGGTTTCTGTGTCGTTTCTATGATGCGCAAGAAGCGTTAGCTATGGGGTTAGTCAATACCGTCGTACCTTTGGATACGATTGAACAAGAAACTGTACGTTGGTGTCGTGAGGTTTTACAACATAGCCCAATGGCTCTGCGCTGCCTAAAAGCGGCGTTAAATGCAGATTGTGATGGGCAAGCTGGCCTGCAAGAACTTGCAGGGAATGCTACAATGCTATTCTACATGACAGAGGAAGGCCAAGAAGGCCGTAACGCTTTTAATGAAAAGCGTCATCCAGACTTCGATAAATTTCCACGTAATCCATAG
- the menC gene encoding o-succinylbenzoate synthase, which translates to MRSVKLYRYTLPMDSGVVLRNNKLTHRVGYVVELSEQGRVGYGEIAPLPGFSPESVEEAGALAKEMMGDWVEYRCFNYEHAFASVACGLSMAEMELTQQLPQRGNYNTAPLCKGDPDALWPILGNMVGEKIAKVKVGRHEPIRDGMMVSLLLESIPNLKLRLDANRAWSREQADKFISYLPQSMRHRIVFIEEPCHKPSDSLSFSLDSGVFIAWDETLQDAAQQPNFRVADLTGGRALIIKPMVLGSLGYCQNLIEQANAMNMQVVVSSSIESSLGLTQLARWAALVAPTATPGLDTVDLFQEQLITPWPECSLPVKGIEELELLWEQIALK; encoded by the coding sequence ATGCGCAGCGTAAAACTCTATCGCTACACTTTGCCTATGGACAGTGGTGTAGTTCTTCGTAACAACAAATTAACTCATCGGGTCGGCTATGTTGTCGAGTTGAGTGAGCAAGGTCGAGTCGGCTATGGAGAAATCGCCCCCTTGCCAGGATTTAGTCCTGAAAGCGTCGAAGAGGCCGGAGCACTGGCGAAAGAAATGATGGGTGATTGGGTAGAGTATCGATGCTTTAACTATGAGCACGCATTTGCCTCCGTCGCGTGTGGTTTATCGATGGCTGAAATGGAGCTTACCCAGCAGTTACCGCAAAGAGGTAACTACAATACAGCGCCACTATGCAAAGGCGACCCGGACGCTTTATGGCCGATTTTAGGGAATATGGTTGGCGAAAAAATCGCCAAAGTGAAAGTCGGGCGTCACGAGCCAATTCGTGATGGCATGATGGTGTCACTGCTTTTAGAATCGATCCCTAATTTAAAACTACGCTTGGACGCCAATCGAGCATGGAGCCGTGAACAGGCTGATAAATTTATTAGTTATTTACCGCAATCTATGCGTCATCGGATCGTATTTATTGAAGAACCTTGTCACAAGCCATCAGACAGTTTGTCCTTTTCGTTAGACTCTGGCGTTTTTATTGCGTGGGATGAAACCTTACAAGATGCGGCGCAGCAACCTAATTTTCGGGTGGCGGATTTAACCGGTGGGCGTGCTCTAATTATTAAACCAATGGTATTGGGCTCACTTGGGTATTGCCAAAACTTAATTGAGCAAGCGAACGCAATGAATATGCAAGTGGTCGTGAGTTCTAGTATTGAATCAAGCTTAGGTTTGACGCAATTAGCACGTTGGGCTGCGTTAGTCGCGCCCACTGCGACACCCGGACTAGACACCGTCGACCTGTTCCAAGAGCAACTCATTACGCCGTGGCCGGAGTGTTCATTACCTGTCAAAGGGATTGAGGAACTAGAGCTATTATGGGAACAAATTGCATTGAAATAG
- the menE gene encoding o-succinylbenzoate--CoA ligase, whose protein sequence is MGTNCIEIASLPTQPLWHHWRINAPMRVALYAEGKRYTWHELCETVDCTSYQLYQQGVRASDVVTMVGKNHPHMLWILLAAHQLGASCALTMPQPSELLERKLKTLYPDDKNGFLWLSPTLDKPLATEMMHGNRPLLHVSPEAMTPSYIPDVQYAAPQLASLLFTSGSTGHPKAVAHNHLHHFASAMGLLQRLQYAPGDCWLLSLPLYHVSGLSIIYRWLTAGACLKIGQGQLADDIEGVTHASLVPFQLQQLFASKRSLSLSHVLLGGSHIPQSLGLRAAALGIDTWLGYGMTEAASTITARRVQEGNGVGRVLPYRELRIQDQRIFLRGQTLASGYYHQGELTPLFDKSGWFDTQDLGDWQSTDDLVIVGRADNQFISGGENIHCEEIEAVLNQHHAVQSAIVVPVADKRYGARPVAIVKTTHDVTQVDWNVWCQGKLEKYKWPVAYYAMPGHLEAGAIKLPRRALRDWLLQCHVS, encoded by the coding sequence ATGGGAACAAATTGCATTGAAATAGCCTCACTACCGACGCAGCCCTTATGGCACCATTGGCGCATTAACGCGCCAATGAGGGTGGCGTTGTATGCCGAGGGTAAACGCTACACTTGGCATGAACTGTGTGAAACAGTTGATTGCACAAGCTACCAATTATATCAGCAAGGAGTGAGAGCGAGCGATGTGGTGACAATGGTGGGTAAAAACCACCCGCACATGCTTTGGATATTGCTTGCAGCACATCAACTAGGCGCGAGTTGCGCATTGACTATGCCACAGCCTAGTGAGTTATTAGAGCGTAAATTGAAAACGCTTTATCCGGATGATAAAAATGGTTTTCTATGGTTATCCCCAACTTTAGATAAGCCACTTGCCACAGAGATGATGCATGGTAACAGGCCGCTATTGCATGTCTCTCCTGAAGCGATGACACCTTCTTATATTCCTGATGTCCAGTATGCTGCCCCGCAGTTGGCGAGCCTTCTTTTTACCTCGGGCTCGACGGGACACCCAAAAGCTGTCGCGCATAATCACTTGCACCATTTTGCGTCTGCCATGGGATTACTGCAAAGGTTGCAGTATGCTCCGGGAGATTGTTGGCTGTTAAGCCTGCCGTTGTATCATGTTTCTGGATTGTCGATTATTTATCGCTGGTTAACGGCGGGAGCGTGTTTGAAAATAGGCCAAGGACAACTGGCTGACGATATAGAAGGCGTGACTCATGCTTCGTTAGTCCCGTTTCAATTACAGCAATTATTCGCGAGCAAACGATCGCTCAGTTTATCGCATGTATTATTGGGAGGTAGCCATATCCCTCAATCGCTTGGCTTACGCGCTGCGGCATTAGGCATAGACACTTGGCTTGGTTATGGCATGACAGAAGCGGCTTCCACCATTACTGCAAGACGAGTACAAGAGGGAAATGGGGTGGGTCGTGTTCTCCCGTATCGCGAATTAAGAATACAGGATCAGCGTATTTTTCTGCGCGGACAAACATTAGCGAGCGGCTACTATCACCAAGGCGAGCTAACGCCGTTATTCGATAAGAGTGGTTGGTTTGATACGCAAGATTTAGGCGATTGGCAAAGCACAGACGATTTGGTGATAGTAGGTCGCGCCGATAATCAATTTATTTCGGGTGGTGAAAACATCCATTGTGAAGAGATAGAGGCTGTGTTGAATCAGCATCATGCGGTGCAAAGTGCCATTGTTGTCCCTGTTGCAGACAAGCGCTACGGTGCTAGGCCTGTGGCTATTGTGAAAACCACCCATGATGTCACACAGGTGGATTGGAATGTCTGGTGCCAAGGAAAATTAGAAAAATATAAATGGCCTGTTGCGTATTATGCGATGCCCGGCCACCTTGAGGCAGGCGCAATTAAATTGCCACGGCGTGCGTTACGTGACTGGTTGTTGCAGTGTCACGTTTCTTAA